One Nitrospira sp. DNA window includes the following coding sequences:
- a CDS encoding Hydroxymethylpyrimidine phosphate kinase ThiD, whose amino-acid sequence MIKQVLTIAGSDSGGGAGIQADLKAMSANGVYAMSVITAITAQNTEEVADVFELPTSIVAAQLDAIFDDFDVAAVKIGMLSSADIITTVVKLLKPQQVKNLVVDPVMVAKGGQALLKPDAIDRLKKDLFPLALLVTPNLHEAQQLSGIAITSLADARRAAKVIHQFGCANVLIKGGHLPGDRATDLLYDGRFFNIFKGEFIDTPHTHGTGCTFASAIAAHLARGKALPDAVQTAKTYLTEAIRHSLAIGHGKGPTNHFYFLNQG is encoded by the coding sequence ATGATCAAACAAGTCTTGACGATAGCGGGTTCGGATTCTGGCGGCGGGGCAGGAATCCAGGCGGACTTGAAGGCCATGTCGGCCAACGGCGTCTATGCCATGTCGGTCATTACGGCCATCACGGCCCAGAACACGGAAGAGGTCGCCGACGTGTTCGAGTTGCCCACCTCGATCGTCGCAGCCCAGCTCGATGCGATCTTCGACGATTTTGATGTCGCCGCAGTCAAGATCGGCATGTTGTCGTCGGCGGACATCATCACGACCGTGGTGAAACTGTTGAAACCACAACAGGTCAAGAATCTCGTGGTGGATCCGGTCATGGTCGCCAAGGGCGGGCAGGCCCTCTTGAAGCCGGACGCCATCGACCGGCTGAAGAAGGACCTGTTTCCGCTGGCCTTGCTGGTGACCCCGAACCTGCACGAAGCCCAACAACTCTCTGGCATCGCCATCACCTCGCTGGCCGATGCCCGCCGCGCCGCCAAGGTCATCCATCAATTCGGCTGCGCCAACGTCCTCATTAAGGGAGGCCATCTGCCGGGCGATCGCGCAACCGATCTCCTCTATGACGGCCGCTTCTTCAACATCTTCAAGGGCGAGTTCATCGACACGCCGCACACTCACGGCACCGGTTGCACCTTCGCCTCGGCCATCGCGGCGCATCTGGCTCGCGGCAAGGCGCTCCCGGACGCCGTTCAAACCGCCAAGACCTACCTCACCGAAGCCATCAGACATAGTCTGGCCATCGGACATGGCAAGGGTCCCACCAACCACTTCTATTTCCTGAATCAGGGCTAG